One genomic window of Mucilaginibacter sp. SJ includes the following:
- a CDS encoding RNA polymerase sigma factor has protein sequence MSSTRMLIDLELIALLKNDDRDAFAEIYKRYWTVMYMHALKMIRDEDDARDIVQEVFTALWIKRQSISPDTNLAGFLFISTKNKVLDLIARNRVKFEYLDSLAAFAGAHNNQTLGRIEEKEIMAALDREIVLLPPKMKQVFEMRIYQHCTYKEIADELNLSDKTVKKQISNAIKIIRPRLQHLSAIVLILSGL, from the coding sequence ATGTCCTCCACACGGATGCTTATTGACCTGGAGTTAATCGCGTTGTTAAAAAACGATGACAGGGACGCTTTTGCCGAAATTTATAAACGGTACTGGACAGTAATGTACATGCATGCGCTAAAAATGATCAGAGATGAAGATGATGCCAGAGATATTGTTCAGGAGGTGTTTACTGCATTATGGATCAAAAGACAATCAATAAGCCCTGATACCAATTTAGCCGGTTTTCTTTTCATCTCAACAAAAAATAAGGTATTAGACCTGATAGCCCGAAATCGGGTAAAATTTGAATACCTCGATTCGCTGGCTGCGTTTGCCGGAGCCCACAACAATCAAACATTGGGACGTATAGAGGAAAAGGAAATCATGGCGGCTCTGGATAGAGAAATAGTATTACTGCCCCCCAAAATGAAGCAGGTATTTGAAATGCGGATCTATCAGCATTGTACTTATAAAGAAATAGCTGATGAGTTGAACTTATCCGACAAAACCGTGAAAAAACAGATCAGTAACGCAATTAAGATAATTCGGCCCAGGCTCCAGCATCTTTCAGCAATCGTATTGATTTTATCGGGTCTATAA
- a CDS encoding FecR family protein, which translates to MTREQAQELLNKYQLGNCTPEEQQLLDHWYLTEAAKQPVADEPSDPLADEKLIWDRIAKEIPEATQMRRFKKWYSIAAAAAILIFISFGAWFFTKSHQTAKQLAQQSPIQNDVLPGGNKAVLTLANGRQIILTGARNGALAVQGTVAINKTADGRIVYNSSKSSASDNAEKPVYNTMTTPRGGQYWVVLPDGSKALLNAASSLTYPTNFSGTERKVELTGEAYFEVAHNPDKPFRVYSKSQVVEVLGTHFNINTYDDEPDIRTTLLEGKVKVTSVVKNQVRVLKPGQQAVLNTYSFNVNDVDVEDATAWKNGTFTFENNDIQQIMRMVSRWYDVDVVYKGTLPADKFTGFVSRFSNVSEVLRMLQLTHKVKFKIDGKQITVSE; encoded by the coding sequence ATGACCAGGGAACAAGCACAGGAATTATTAAACAAATATCAACTCGGCAACTGCACACCAGAAGAACAACAACTTCTTGATCATTGGTATTTAACCGAAGCAGCTAAGCAACCTGTAGCGGATGAGCCTTCCGATCCGCTGGCAGATGAGAAACTAATATGGGACAGGATTGCTAAAGAAATTCCTGAAGCAACGCAAATGAGGCGCTTTAAAAAATGGTATTCAATTGCCGCGGCGGCAGCTATCCTTATTTTTATCTCGTTTGGAGCCTGGTTTTTTACAAAATCGCATCAAACTGCTAAGCAGCTGGCCCAACAATCTCCTATTCAAAATGATGTTTTACCGGGCGGCAACAAAGCTGTTCTTACGCTTGCTAATGGCAGGCAAATTATATTAACCGGCGCCCGTAACGGTGCCCTTGCTGTGCAGGGCACTGTGGCGATAAACAAAACAGCCGATGGCCGGATTGTTTACAATTCGTCGAAGAGTTCGGCATCAGACAACGCCGAAAAGCCTGTTTATAACACAATGACCACTCCCCGTGGCGGTCAGTACTGGGTTGTTTTGCCTGATGGTAGCAAAGCGCTGCTAAATGCAGCTTCTTCATTAACCTATCCAACAAACTTCAGTGGTACAGAGCGTAAGGTAGAGCTTACAGGCGAGGCTTATTTTGAGGTGGCGCATAATCCTGACAAACCATTCAGGGTTTACAGCAAGTCGCAGGTAGTAGAGGTGTTGGGCACACACTTTAATATTAATACTTATGATGATGAACCTGACATTAGAACAACCCTGCTTGAAGGGAAGGTAAAAGTAACGTCAGTTGTCAAAAATCAGGTCAGAGTTTTAAAACCAGGTCAGCAGGCTGTTCTAAATACTTATTCATTTAATGTAAATGATGTTGATGTGGAGGATGCAACAGCCTGGAAAAACGGCACTTTTACATTTGAAAACAATGATATACAACAGATCATGCGCATGGTTTCAAGGTGGTATGATGTGGATGTAGTATATAAAGGCACCCTGCCTGCCGATAAATTTACCGGTTTTGTATCCAGGTTCAGCAACGTTTCTGAGGTGTTACGCATGCTGCAGCTTACCCATAAAGTAAAGTTTAAAATCGACGGAAAACAAATAACAGTATCAGAATAA